The segment CAGACGGCTGTTGCGCACCTGCTCATCTTCCGCCGCCAGAATCGGGCAATGTTCATAGAAGCCGGAGAACAGGCCAGCCAGATCGTAAAGATAAGCACACATCACATGCGGCGTACCATCGCGTGCCACCAGGGTGATCACTTCTTCGAATTGCAGCAGGCGGGTTGCCAGTTGGGCTTCACGCTCTTCAGACAGAATGATGTTGCCTTGCAGGCTGTCGGCATCGATACCGGCTTTGCGGAACACCGACAGCACGCGGGTGTAGGCATACTGCATGTAAGGTGCGGTGTTGCCTTCAAAGGCCAACATATTATCCCAGTCGAAAATGTAATCGGTGGTGCGGCTTTTTGACAGGTCGGCATATTTCACCGCACCAATACCTACCACTTCTGCCAGCGCCTGTAACTCGTCGGCAGACATTTCCGGGTTTTTCTCGCTCACCAACGCCAGCGCGCGTTCCACCGCTTCATCCAGCAGGTCGGCCAGTTTGATGGTGCCGCCGCTACGGGTTTTGAACGGACGGCCATCTTTGCCCAGCATCATGCCGAATGCGTGGTGTTCAAGCGGCACCGATTCCGGTACGTAACCGGCTTTGCGTACGATGGTCCAGGCTTGTTGCAGGTGCTGATGCTGACGTGAATCGATGTAGTACAGCACGCGGTCAGCATGAAGGGTTTCATAACGATATTTCGCGCAGGCGATGTCGGTGGTGGTGTAGAGGTAACCGCCATCTTTCTTCTGCACGATGACCCCCATAGGTTCGCCTTCCTTGTTTTTGAATTCATCAAGGAACACCACGGTTGCGCCTTCGCTGATCACTGCCAGACCTTTTTCTTTCAGATCAGCAACGATGCCCGGCAGCATATCGTTGTACAGGCT is part of the Pantoea phytobeneficialis genome and harbors:
- the argS gene encoding arginine--tRNA ligase codes for the protein MNIQALLSDKVGQAMIAAGAPVDCEPQVRQSAKVQFGDYQANGIMAVAKKLGQAPRQLAEQVIQHLDLHGIASKVEIAGPGFINIFLDHQWLADQAAQALNLPRLGVSNVAAQTIVVDYSAPNVAKEMHVGHVRSTIIGDAAVRTLEFLGHHVIRANHVGDWGTQFGMLIAYLEKQQSEHHEDIALADLEAFYREAKRTYDEDEAFAERARGYVVKLQGGDEYCRTMWKKLVDITMSQNQKVYDRLNVTLTRKDVMGESLYNDMLPGIVADLKEKGLAVISEGATVVFLDEFKNKEGEPMGVIVQKKDGGYLYTTTDIACAKYRYETLHADRVLYYIDSRQHQHLQQAWTIVRKAGYVPESVPLEHHAFGMMLGKDGRPFKTRSGGTIKLADLLDEAVERALALVSEKNPEMSADELQALAEVVGIGAVKYADLSKSRTTDYIFDWDNMLAFEGNTAPYMQYAYTRVLSVFRKAGIDADSLQGNIILSEEREAQLATRLLQFEEVITLVARDGTPHVMCAYLYDLAGLFSGFYEHCPILAAEDEQVRNSRLQLAALTAKTLKQGLDTLGIKTVERM